TTGATGTCGATCACGCGGTTGCCCGACGCGGCCTCGTGCACCGTGACCGTGCCGCCCGTGCTCTCGTTGAAGTAGATGAGGCGCATGTCGCGCTCGGCCGTTGCGTACATCCGCACGAAGACGTCGTCCGGGATCGCAAGGAAGCCGATGAGCACGGCCGCCGCGCCAGAGAGCGTCGCCGCGCGACGGTAGCCCCCGGGAGCGCGGCGCGCCGGAGAGAGCCAGAGGAGCGCGATGCCGAGCGCGACGCTGAGTGAGGCGGTGGCGAGCGCGGAGACGCGGACGCCGAGGACGCCGATCAGGACGAAGCTGGCGAGAAACGACCCCACGATCGCCCCCGCCGTGTTCGTCGCGTACGCCTCTCCGACGCCCCGCCCCACCGCGCGCTCCGAGCGGGCGTACAGCTTGATCGCGAGCGGGAGGCTCGCGCCCATCAGGAGCGTGGGCACGAGCATCATAGCGAACGCGATGCCCATCTTCCAGAGCGTGTAGGGCCACCATGGGTCAGACACCTCGATGCTGACCCCGCCGGCGCCGCTCAGTCTGTCCAGGAACGACTCCCTGAGGCCGATGAGCGGCGCGAACAGCGGGATGAGCACGACGGCGGCAACGCCGATGGCGAGCTGCAGATACGCGAACGTTCGGACGCTCAGGCCGGGGCGGTCGATGCGTCGCGAGATGATGGCGCTGCCGAGAGCGATCCCCAGAAGGAAGCTCATGAGCACGAGCGTGAAGGAGTGGACGAAGTTGCCCAGGACGTAGACCATGATCCTCGTCCACAGGACCTCGTTCGAGAGCGCGGCCAGCCCGGCGATGCCCGCGCCGAGCAGCACCAGCCTGGCCTCCGCTCGCGAGATCGCGGGGCTGCTGCCGCCCACGCTCTTGGCGCCGCCGGTCGGCGCGGCCTCTCGGGCGTCCTTCGGCGGAGTCGCTGCCTGCGGAGCCCGCGTCGGCCCGCTGAGCCTCGCGAGCCTCGCGCCCCCGGCCACGGCCGCCAGCCCGACCGCGATGTTGAGCGCGGCCGCTGCGTGTGTCGTGAGCCGTATCCCGAGGAGCTCGATCATGAAGAAGCCGGCAAGGAACGCCCCGAGCATGCCCCCGAACGTGTTGGCGGAGTAGAGCGTGCTCGTGACGGACCCCAGGCTGGGGAGCCGCACGGTCGCGTGCTTCACGGCGACCGGGAACGTGGCGCCCATGAGCGTCGTCGGCAGCGCGATGGCGACGAAGCACAGCGCGAACCTGACCGCGGTCAGGGTGCCGAACGAGGCTGAGAACTGCCGGAACACCGCGGTGTGGGCCGCGGTGATGCCGCTCAGGACCAGCGGGAAGAGCAGCGCGAACGCTGCGATCCCGAGCTGCAGGATGCCGTACAGCATGAGCGGCGGGATCTTCGCCCGGTCCACGAAGCGTCCGAAGAGGTAACTTCCGAGCGCCAGGCCCGCCATGAAGGCCGTGACGACCGCGCCCATGGCGTACACGGTGGCCCCGAAGGTCGCGACCAGCATCCGCATCCAGACAACCTGGTAGATGAGCGCGCTCGCGCCGGAGGCGAAGAGCATGAGCATCATCGCCCGGTGGGAGGCGGTGTTCCGTCCATGCGTGTCGCTGCTTCGCGCGGTCGTCGCGGCGGTCATGTCGCGGATCCTCCGGCGCCTCTTCGAGTCTGCCGTTGGCACGGCGTGCCTGTGAGCCGTCGCGTGACTGTAGGCCGCGCGCAACGGTCATGTCAACGCGCCTCGCGGATGAGCGGTGCGTCAGTTATCGCGGCGGCGGGGACCATCCTGGCGCGGATCGTTGTGCTACACTGGTCGGGGTCCCGCTCGTGGGGGCGCGACGAATGCTGGGGTTGGTGCGCCGGAACCGCAGACGGCCGCGCCCGCGAGCAGGACCTGAAGGAGGTGAGCCGCATGAGCATGAGAACGCTGCTCTCGGCGCTGGTCCTCGCCCTTCCACTCCTCCCCGTGACGCCATGCACGGCCTCGTACTTCTGCCCGCTCGAGAGCGTGGTCATCGAGACCACCGTGGGCGGCATGGACGTGCGCCACGTCCAGGCCGAGTACAACTGCTGCGCCTGGAAGGACGGCGCGTGCTTCGGCACCTGGGAGGTCGTCGTCGAGGGGACGAGTCCCGAGCGGCTCGAGACGTCGTACACACCGTGCGTGGAGACGAGCGCGCCCGAGCCGCCCGCGTCCGGCACTTGGGGCTCCGTCAAGGCGCTGTACCGACCGAGGTGACCATTGGTCGGCCGCCTCCTCGTCATCGTCAACCCCGGTTCCGGCAGAGCGAAGTTCGGGGAGCTCGTGTCCGCGCTGGAGCGGCACGCGGGCCTGTGCGAGCGGCGCGTGCGCCGTCTCGCGGACGGCGAGGACGTCGTGCAGGCGACCCGCGAGGAGCTGCGCGGCGGGTGGGACGCCGTGGTGGCCGCCGGCGGGGACGGCACGGTCGCGGGCGTCGCGCAGGCGGCGGGGGAGGCCGGCGTTCCCGTGCTGATCGCGCCGATGGGGACCGCCAACATGCTCGCGGTCCAGCTCGGCCTGCCCGACGACCTGGACGGCGCGATCGCGCTTCTCGCGACGAAGACCGTCGTGAGGCGGATCGACGGGATGGAGATCGCCGGACGCCTTCACCTCTTGAGCGCCGGCGTGGGGGTGAGCGCGACGACCATCCGGGACCTGAGCGACCGCGACAAGCGGTGGTTCGGGCTTCCGGCCTACCTTCTCACGGGCGTCGCGCGGGGTTTCACCTTCCGGCCGACACCGTGCAGCGTCCGGATCGACGGACGCGAGACGCGCCTGCGCGTCCTCGACGTGTCGGTGCTCAACGCCGGGTTCAAGTCCGAGCGCCCGGTGCTCGGCATCCCCGACATTCGTCCCGACGACGGCCGGCTCGACGTGCTGATCGTCTGGGCGCCGAGGCCGCTCGAGTACCTCCGCGAGCTGTGGCGTGCGTTCGTGCATCGGCGCCGCGCGCGGCCGACCATCGGCTGGCAGACGGCGGAGCGGGAGGTGCGGATCGACTGCCGGGAGCGGCTGCCCGTTCAGGCGGACGGGGATCTGGTCGGGGAGGCGCCCGTCACGATCCGCCTCGTGCGGGACGCGGTGGGGATCCTCACGCCGGCGTGATGGGCCGCCTGCCCGCGGCGACCATCGTCCCTACTTCAAGAGCCCCTTGATCTCCTCGACCGACAGCACCTTGCCGGACGACTTGACCTTTCCGTCCACCGCGAGCCCCGGCGTGACCATCACGCCGAACCCCATGATGTCGTTGATCTTCGTGACCTTCTCGATCTCGAAGCCCCCGCCGAGCTGCTCGGCGGCCGCCCGCGCGTTCTCCTCGAGCTTCTTGCACTTCGGGCACCCCGTGCCCAGGACCTGGATCTTCATCGTTCCTCCCGCGACCGCGGCGCCCGCGCAGGGCAGGCGCGCGCCAGCCGGCCCTAGCCGACGATCACCCCGAACACCATGCCGCTGATCGTCGCCATCACGACCACGAGCGCGACGTACACGAGCGTCTTCGTCGTCCCCATGATGTTCCTGATGACGAGCATGCTCGGGAGCGACAGCGCCGGCCCGGCCAGCAGGAGCGCGAGCGCCGGGCCCTTTCCCATGCCGCTTCCGATGAGGCCCTGCAGGATGGGCACCTCCATCAGCGTGCAGAAGTACATGAACGCGCCCGTGATGGACGCGAAGAGGTTCGACCAGACGGAGTTCCCGCCGACCGCGCGGATGATCCAGTACGACGGGATGAGCCCCTCGTGGCCCGGGCGTCCGAGCAGGATGCCCGCCACGAGGACGCCGAGGAGGAGAAGGGGGAGGATCTGCTTGGCGAACCCCCAGCTGGACTCGAACCACTCGCCGAGCTCGTCCTTCCGCGCGCTCGTCACGGCGCCGAGGCCGACGATCCCGGCCGCGAACGGCAGGGTGGGGTGTCCCCTGGCGACCAGCGCGAGCACGACGACCGGCGCCGCCACGAGGAGGATCTGCCGCACCCGCAGCCCGAACCACGCGGCGAGAACCGTCGCGAACCCGACGGCGAGGGCCGAGGTGACGATCCACTTCAGCGAGTACACGGTGGCCCACGCCCAGCCGCCCTCGACGGGCTTGCCCCAGTTCGCGACGACGAGGATGAGCACCATGAGCGCGATGGAGATGCCGTTCTGCCAGAGGGGGCGCGCCACTTCCGGCTCGGGCAGCGCGGCCTGCACGTCGGCCTTCGCGAGTTCCTCCTTGCGGAAGATGACGTGCATGAGGAGCCCGATGACCACGCTGAACGCCACGGCGCCCACGGCGCGGCCGACGCCCAGCTCGGGGCCGAGCACGCGCGCCGTCAGGATGATCGCGAGGACGTTGATGGCGGGGCCCGAGTAGAGGAAGGCCGTCGCGGGGCCGAGTCCTGCGCCCATGCGGTAGATGCCGGCGAACAGAGGGAGGACCGTGCACGAGCAGACCGCGAGGATGGAGCCCGAGACGGACGCGAAGCCGTACGCAAGCGGCTTCGGCGCGCGCGCCCCGAGGTACTTCATCACGGACTCCTTCCGGACGAAAACCGCGAGCGCGCCCGCGATGAGGAACGCCGGGAGGAGGCACAGGACCACGTGCTCCTGCGCGTACCACTTCGCGAGGCGGAGCGCCTCCATGACGGCGCCGTCGAACCTCGGGAGCCCGACGGGAAGATAGAAGGCCGTGAGGAAGACGGCCGTGATGACGGCGAGGGGCTTCCACTCCTGCTTCCAGCTCATGGTCCCTCCGTGGGGGCGCCGCCGTGCGCCGACCCGACTAGTGCGCCGTGTAGAGGAGGTAGATGCCGCCGAGGATGACCAGGAGCCCGCAGACCTTCTTCACGATGACCGTCCCTCGCGAGCGCTCGCTCCAGTTCAGGTAGCGCTGCACGATCTCCGTGAACGTCCCCGCGAGGACGATGACGGAGCAGTGACCGATCCCGTAGACGAGGAGGAGCAGCACGCCGTACGGGAAGTTCGTGGTCGCCAGGCGCAGCGTCACGCCGAGCATCGGCGCCATGTACGCGAACGTGCACGGGCCGAGCGCGACGCCGAAGATGAGCCCGAGGAGGAACGCGGCAAGCGCGCCCCTTCGCTTCATGCTCGAGCCGCCCGGTCCTGAGAACGGCATGGGGATGACGCCCAGTAGGTGCAGGCCGACGACGAAGAAGATGGCGGCGACCGCGTAGTTGCCCCAGCGCCCGACGTCGCCGATCATGCGGCCGGCCGCCGCGGTGATCCCGCCGATCGCTCCGATGGTCACGAGGATGCCGACGGAGAAGAGAAGCGAGATCGTGAACGCGCGCCGCGTCGAGATGCGTCCCTGCCCGTTGATGAACCCGACGATGAGCGGGATGCTCGCGAGGTGGCAGGGGCTCAGCAGGATGCTCAGGATGCCCCACAGGAAGGACGCGCCGAGCGCGACGGCCGGCGCTCCCTCCACCGCGCGCGTGAGCGTCACGAAGAGCTCGCCCATGTCTCACCTCCGTTTGCGCGCGCTAGTCGCCGAACTCGTACCCGAGCTCGCGCCACTTCGCGAGGATGTCGTCCTTGCCCATGAATCCCTGATGTCGGGCGAGCTCGTTCCCTTCCTCGTCGAAGAAGATCTGCGTCGGGATGACGCGGACGCCGTACTGCTTCCCGGGCGCCGGGTCCTTCCACACGTCCACGAACTGCACCTCGAAGCGGTCCGCGTGGGTCGTCTTGAGCTCCTCGAGGATCGGCGCCATCATCTTGCAGGGGACGCACTTGTCGGCGCCGAGGTCCATGAGCCGCGGGAGCGCCTTCGGTGTCTCGGCAGGCGCGGCGGCTTCCGTCCTCTGCTGATCGCCCGCGGCCTTCTGCTCGACCCTGTCGCCGCAGCCCGCGGCCGTGAGCGTGAGCGCGGCGACGAGAACCGCGAGGCATGTCGGACCCAGGGGACGCCTGGACCTGCGCCTCGCGTCGGACACTGCGGCCATCCGTGACCTCCCGTTGTGCTGCCGCCGAACTGCGATCGGGTCCTATGCTCTTGCGCGGCAGGAGGGCGCGCTGCACTCGGAGGAACCGTGCGCCAGCACCTCCTCGACGCACTCGAAGAACCCGAGCACGCATCTGAGCGCAAGGCTGTAGTAGACCTCGTTGCCACGGCGCTCGTCCTTCACGATGCCGACCGACTTCAAGAGAGCCAGGTGCTTCGAGACCGTGGAGATGTCGGCGCCGACCATGTCCGTGAGCTCGTGGACGCAGCGCTCTCCGCGGGCGAGTTCTTCCACGATGTAGAGGCGCGTGGGGTGGGCGATCGCCTTCATGACCTTGACTCTTGGGGCCAGGCGCTCCGCTGTGGCTCGGTCCATGGACCACCTCCCGGTGAAGTGCTTGGCAATTTTACCAAATACCCGCGGCGGGTCAAGCGCGACGTGGCCGCCGGGGGAGTTGCCCGGCGCGCCCGTTCGGTGCAGAATGGGGCACCGCTTCAATGGCGAGTGGCGGGAGGCCCCGGGCTGCAGCCCACGGTGAGGCCCCGGCCCGCGCGAGTCCGGCTCTGATGGGGATGTCCATGGCGGTCGTGCGTTCGAAGATGACCCGAGGGATGTGGTCGGTTGCGGGGCTGCTCCTGGCCGTGGCGCTCGGGGGCTGGGAGTGCCCGATGGGGCCCAGCGAGCCGAGGCCCGCGATGGGGCGGGTGACGCCCGCGGCTCTCGACTTCGGGAGCGTGGCGGTCGGGTCGTCCCTGGACGCGACCTTCACCATCACGAACACCGGCGAGAAGACGCTCAGAGGGTCCGTGACCGAGGCGTGCGAGCACTTCGCCGTCGTGTCGGGCGCCGGCAGTTTCACCCTGGAGAGCGGCCAGGCCAGGCAGGTCGTCGTGCGATTCTCGCCGACGTCCCCGGGGCCGAAGGCGTGTGTGGTTGACACGGGTGCCCCTGCCTGCCCGGATGTCGAGTGCGCGGGAGTGGGGATCGAGGATGCGCCCGCGTGCAGCGTGGCTCCGACGTCGCTGGACTTCGGAACGGTGACGCCTGGCCAGACGGCGGACCGCAGCTTCACGATATCGAACGTCGGAAGCGGGACGCTGGCCGGCGCGGTGAGCGAGGCGTGCGCGGAGTACTCGCTGGTGTCGGGCGGCGGCGCGTACGCGTTGGGCGCGGGGGCGACTCGGACGGTGACGGTGCGGTTCATGGCGCCGGCGACGCCCGGCTCGTACCCGTGTGTGGTCGAGACGGGGACCGCGCTGTGCTCCGACGTGACCTGCTCGGCTGTCGTGCCCGAGCCGGACCCGGCGTGTCTGGTCGAGCCCGCGGCGCTCGACTTCGGCGAGGTGAGGCCGGGCGAGACCGCGGACCGGTCGTTCACGATCACGAACGTCGGCGGCGGGACGCTGGTCGGGGCGGTGAGCGAGACGTGCCCGGAGTACGCCGTGGTCTCGGGCGGAGGGCTCTTCGCCCTCGGCGCGGGCGCGAGCCGCGTGGTGACGGCGCGGTTCACGGCGCCCGCGACGCCCGGCGAATACGTCTGCGCGGTGGGGACGGGAAGCGTGCTCTGCCCCGCGGTTGACTGCGTGGCCGTCGTGCCGGAGCCCGATCCCTCGTGCTCGGTGGACCCGGTCGCGCTGGACTTCGGGCTCGTGGCGCCGGGGCAGGTGGTGGACCGCTCGTTCACGATCACGAACACAGGCGGCGGGACGCTCCGGGGCACGGTGAGCGAGTCGTGCGCCGAGTACGCGCTGGCGTCGGGCGGCGGCCCGTTCGCGCTCGGCGCGGGGGCGAGCCGCACGGTGACGGTGCGGCTCTCGGCACCGGTCACGCCGGGGT
Above is a genomic segment from Candidatus Effluviviaceae Genus I sp. containing:
- a CDS encoding fused MFS/spermidine synthase: MLFASGASALIYQVVWMRMLVATFGATVYAMGAVVTAFMAGLALGSYLFGRFVDRAKIPPLMLYGILQLGIAAFALLFPLVLSGITAAHTAVFRQFSASFGTLTAVRFALCFVAIALPTTLMGATFPVAVKHATVRLPSLGSVTSTLYSANTFGGMLGAFLAGFFMIELLGIRLTTHAAAALNIAVGLAAVAGGARLARLSGPTRAPQAATPPKDAREAAPTGGAKSVGGSSPAISRAEARLVLLGAGIAGLAALSNEVLWTRIMVYVLGNFVHSFTLVLMSFLLGIALGSAIISRRIDRPGLSVRTFAYLQLAIGVAAVVLIPLFAPLIGLRESFLDRLSGAGGVSIEVSDPWWPYTLWKMGIAFAMMLVPTLLMGASLPLAIKLYARSERAVGRGVGEAYATNTAGAIVGSFLASFVLIGVLGVRVSALATASLSVALGIALLWLSPARRAPGGYRRAATLSGAAAVLIGFLAIPDDVFVRMYATAERDMRLIYFNESTGGTVTVHEAASGNRVIDINGLNVAGTKFGFLATQKLQAHFPILMHPDPRSIMQIGFGSGGTCRSVTQHTSIERVDCVEISPAVVEASKTYFADMNREVLNDPRVTLVIEDARNFVLATDRRYDVILSDSIHPRYVGNGNLYTLEYFELCASRLGDNGILSFWLPTYLLSVDEYKTIVRTLQRVFPHIVIWYMNNTVEAYSVAMGSRSPLVLDLERVRRVLEVEGVRDDLEVVRMADPIAIADCIAVHGDAVAAFVGSGPLNTEDKPIIEFRAPRNMIRERGEWMNLRELARHRTFPEGTVVNWGADEAEAERELARMRRFFDATIHVIVGHLHHIMRDLRAELAAYARAVEINPEDTDAPYLAERAVRILRRQPVD
- a CDS encoding NAD(+)/NADH kinase, whose translation is MVGRLLVIVNPGSGRAKFGELVSALERHAGLCERRVRRLADGEDVVQATREELRGGWDAVVAAGGDGTVAGVAQAAGEAGVPVLIAPMGTANMLAVQLGLPDDLDGAIALLATKTVVRRIDGMEIAGRLHLLSAGVGVSATTIRDLSDRDKRWFGLPAYLLTGVARGFTFRPTPCSVRIDGRETRLRVLDVSVLNAGFKSERPVLGIPDIRPDDGRLDVLIVWAPRPLEYLRELWRAFVHRRRARPTIGWQTAEREVRIDCRERLPVQADGDLVGEAPVTIRLVRDAVGILTPA
- a CDS encoding TM0996/MTH895 family glutaredoxin-like protein translates to MKIQVLGTGCPKCKKLEENARAAAEQLGGGFEIEKVTKINDIMGFGVMVTPGLAVDGKVKSSGKVLSVEEIKGLLK
- a CDS encoding permease; the protein is MSWKQEWKPLAVITAVFLTAFYLPVGLPRFDGAVMEALRLAKWYAQEHVVLCLLPAFLIAGALAVFVRKESVMKYLGARAPKPLAYGFASVSGSILAVCSCTVLPLFAGIYRMGAGLGPATAFLYSGPAINVLAIILTARVLGPELGVGRAVGAVAFSVVIGLLMHVIFRKEELAKADVQAALPEPEVARPLWQNGISIALMVLILVVANWGKPVEGGWAWATVYSLKWIVTSALAVGFATVLAAWFGLRVRQILLVAAPVVVLALVARGHPTLPFAAGIVGLGAVTSARKDELGEWFESSWGFAKQILPLLLLGVLVAGILLGRPGHEGLIPSYWIIRAVGGNSVWSNLFASITGAFMYFCTLMEVPILQGLIGSGMGKGPALALLLAGPALSLPSMLVIRNIMGTTKTLVYVALVVVMATISGMVFGVIVG
- a CDS encoding cytochrome C biogenesis protein yields the protein MGELFVTLTRAVEGAPAVALGASFLWGILSILLSPCHLASIPLIVGFINGQGRISTRRAFTISLLFSVGILVTIGAIGGITAAAGRMIGDVGRWGNYAVAAIFFVVGLHLLGVIPMPFSGPGGSSMKRRGALAAFLLGLIFGVALGPCTFAYMAPMLGVTLRLATTNFPYGVLLLLVYGIGHCSVIVLAGTFTEIVQRYLNWSERSRGTVIVKKVCGLLVILGGIYLLYTAH
- a CDS encoding thioredoxin family protein; this encodes MAAVSDARRRSRRPLGPTCLAVLVAALTLTAAGCGDRVEQKAAGDQQRTEAAAPAETPKALPRLMDLGADKCVPCKMMAPILEELKTTHADRFEVQFVDVWKDPAPGKQYGVRVIPTQIFFDEEGNELARHQGFMGKDDILAKWRELGYEFGD
- a CDS encoding winged helix-turn-helix transcriptional regulator encodes the protein MDRATAERLAPRVKVMKAIAHPTRLYIVEELARGERCVHELTDMVGADISTVSKHLALLKSVGIVKDERRGNEVYYSLALRCVLGFFECVEEVLAHGSSECSAPSCRARA